One stretch of Priestia megaterium DNA includes these proteins:
- a CDS encoding YwqH-like family protein codes for MNEMFVAHLYTQVKQAHEDIQQLTASKNTLTEVKGELERAKEKVKEPELTSATWSGSLAVGFEDIRTSMLDEYDDLLTRQLTDSITTIDAKITALQSDIQGMERAIKMQEDEAKDKV; via the coding sequence ATGAATGAGATGTTTGTTGCTCATCTGTATACCCAAGTGAAGCAGGCACATGAAGATATCCAGCAGCTTACGGCTAGTAAAAACACGTTAACGGAAGTCAAAGGAGAGCTCGAACGTGCAAAGGAAAAGGTAAAAGAACCAGAGCTCACTTCCGCCACTTGGTCAGGCAGCCTTGCTGTTGGGTTTGAAGACATCCGCACGTCTATGTTAGACGAATACGATGATTTGCTGACCCGTCAGCTGACGGATTCCATCACGACAATTGATGCAAAAATTACGGCGCTTCAATCAGATATACAAGGGATGGAACGCGCCATTAAAATGCAAGAAGACGAAGCAAAAGATAAGGTGTGA
- a CDS encoding DUF5344 family protein, translated as MADEIKVIDGEINRTLIDLSAAAQQFQPLFPFHVGSGQELAVLDELNQLNQQLQTLIVDYKQTLLDDLNATKKSVQSIKEADEKAANAANAAK; from the coding sequence ATGGCAGACGAAATTAAAGTAATAGATGGTGAAATTAATAGAACGCTTATTGACCTAAGCGCTGCTGCGCAGCAGTTTCAGCCGCTTTTTCCGTTTCACGTAGGAAGCGGACAAGAACTAGCGGTGCTCGATGAATTAAATCAGCTGAACCAGCAGCTTCAAACGTTAATTGTGGACTACAAGCAAACGCTCCTCGATGATTTGAACGCCACCAAAAAATCCGTACAGTCCATAAAAGAAGCAGATGAAAAAGCTGCAAACGCTGCAAACGCCGCTAAATAA
- a CDS encoding GDYXXLXY domain-containing protein: MREKLVRLGYLLGLALVLSGILYFFASNWQGFDRYTKIALSVGLMMLFYGSAFAVRKLLPQKAFLSHWTLLAGALSFGLSIALLSQIYNTHAESYWLFLIWLVPVILFSFFTKYQPFYVLSFVLFQFTMAFFISPTGAVSQRGEHETLLLYAGMAFVNLIIFWIIKKKQRSSPVIMYAAFCLFHYIFLTLSLPDFTGSSSLRIGLIIFYLLFLLSSFFYFSKVEPQRSFLGISIVAFALFVIEQFFSFIFKHYAEWSLFLALGFVILFIGASVWFVKWLTANTSAQKTSLRVIKRIAVIGITAIASVIGSSSLGGLVTLITGTYPTNGMLVIGVLLIVACYLIKADIPTVKYTLLMMGILISAGASFFVHDILFFIYVIALVALFVFTKHTPVRLLFFVLVQGLLLIKVPTTYYDTIKIDYVLLALFLLNAAVYTIKVHHAFKKAALLLALIFLLSLTELSEPSFLNIIYCMVFFVISTVFLFVTVRKEPKYDFIVGMIFWFVFLAMKYYDFVWDLFNKSLVLIILGLIFLFLSRKWDLSTPDQPQPSFLDRSRIAVWVIILVQLIILSGIFTKNEVVLQNGKEIKLALQPIDPRSLLQGDYVELNYDIAHVTLPHVKDGEKVKLVLRPNKQGVYEYAKIYQADDDWNKPYTSKEKDVVITGSYHDWGIHYGIEHYFIPEGTGTKVESEAHFATVRVGKNGDAIVTKVGK, encoded by the coding sequence ATGAGAGAAAAGCTCGTAAGACTCGGTTATTTACTGGGGTTGGCTCTTGTTTTGTCCGGCATTTTATATTTCTTTGCATCGAACTGGCAAGGCTTTGACCGCTACACTAAAATTGCGCTGAGCGTGGGGCTGATGATGCTGTTTTACGGAAGTGCGTTTGCAGTGCGAAAGCTGCTTCCTCAGAAGGCGTTTTTAAGTCACTGGACGCTTTTGGCCGGCGCTCTTTCATTTGGATTAAGCATCGCGCTTCTTTCTCAAATTTACAACACGCACGCTGAATCGTACTGGCTGTTTTTAATTTGGCTTGTGCCGGTTATTTTGTTTAGCTTTTTTACAAAGTATCAGCCGTTTTACGTGTTATCGTTTGTTTTATTTCAATTCACCATGGCTTTTTTTATTTCACCAACAGGCGCAGTTTCACAGCGAGGCGAACACGAGACGCTTTTACTTTACGCAGGAATGGCGTTTGTGAACTTAATTATTTTTTGGATCATAAAAAAGAAACAGCGCTCGTCTCCTGTGATCATGTATGCGGCGTTTTGTTTGTTTCACTACATTTTTTTAACTCTTTCCCTGCCGGATTTCACAGGCAGCTCTAGCTTACGGATTGGTCTTATTATTTTTTATTTGCTGTTTTTACTAAGCTCCTTTTTTTATTTTTCAAAAGTGGAGCCGCAAAGGTCGTTTTTAGGGATTTCCATTGTGGCATTTGCTTTATTTGTTATTGAACAATTTTTCTCTTTTATTTTCAAACACTACGCTGAATGGTCACTGTTCTTAGCTTTAGGATTCGTGATTTTATTTATTGGTGCAAGCGTATGGTTTGTCAAATGGCTCACTGCCAACACTTCAGCACAAAAAACCTCGCTCCGCGTAATCAAACGAATAGCGGTGATTGGGATTACTGCCATTGCATCGGTGATCGGCAGCAGTTCTTTAGGAGGACTTGTCACTCTTATTACAGGAACGTACCCAACAAACGGAATGCTTGTGATCGGCGTTTTGCTGATTGTGGCATGTTATTTGATTAAAGCAGATATTCCAACGGTGAAATATACGCTTTTAATGATGGGGATATTAATTAGCGCCGGCGCTTCTTTTTTTGTGCACGACATTCTATTTTTTATCTACGTCATCGCACTTGTGGCACTTTTCGTGTTCACGAAGCATACGCCCGTTCGCCTGTTGTTTTTTGTACTAGTGCAAGGGCTTCTGTTAATAAAGGTTCCGACTACTTACTATGACACTATCAAAATAGATTATGTGCTGCTCGCTTTGTTTCTATTAAATGCAGCTGTGTATACAATAAAGGTACATCACGCGTTTAAAAAAGCAGCGCTGCTTCTTGCTTTGATCTTTTTACTGTCCCTGACTGAATTAAGCGAACCGTCTTTTTTAAATATCATTTACTGCATGGTGTTTTTTGTGATTTCGACTGTCTTTTTATTTGTGACGGTACGAAAAGAGCCAAAATATGATTTTATTGTCGGCATGATTTTCTGGTTTGTTTTTTTAGCGATGAAATATTACGACTTTGTGTGGGATTTATTTAATAAGTCACTTGTGCTTATTATTCTAGGTCTTATCTTTCTTTTCCTAAGCAGGAAATGGGACCTGTCAACGCCTGATCAGCCGCAGCCTTCGTTTCTTGACCGCAGTCGAATCGCTGTATGGGTCATCATTCTTGTTCAGCTCATTATTCTTAGCGGAATCTTCACTAAAAACGAAGTGGTTCTTCAAAACGGAAAAGAAATTAAGCTCGCTTTACAGCCGATTGATCCGCGCTCGCTGCTGCAAGGCGATTATGTCGAGCTGAATTACGACATTGCGCACGTTACATTACCTCATGTGAAAGACGGTGAAAAAGTGAAACTCGTTCTTCGCCCGAACAAACAAGGCGTGTATGAATACGCAAAAATCTATCAAGCGGATGATGACTGGAATAAGCCGTACACTTCTAAAGAAAAAGACGTTGTCATTACGGGCAGCTATCATGACTGGGGAATCCATTACGGGATTGAGCATTACTTTATTCCAGAAGGAACCGGCACCAAAGTGGAAAGCGAAGCTCATTTTGCCACTGTACGAGTTGGAAAAAACGGAGATGCAATCGTTACAAAAGTGGGTAAATAA